Proteins encoded by one window of Lathyrus oleraceus cultivar Zhongwan6 chromosome 1, CAAS_Psat_ZW6_1.0, whole genome shotgun sequence:
- the LOC127100211 gene encoding uncharacterized protein LOC127100211: MAEYEACIFDIEVAIDLRIKILEVYGDLVLAISQVRGDWEARGHKLIPYKEHVLKLFSYFDEITFHHIPREENQLANPLATLSSMFKVKWKNEAPSFHLDYLDKLAYCLATEDKVDGHPWFYDILKFLESQEYPESAYIADKKYHRKLSSKFFLSEGYCTRVIMIRFCLDA; this comes from the coding sequence ATGGCGGaatacgaggcttgtatctttgATATTGAAGTTGCgattgatcttaggatcaaaattctTGAGGTTTATGGAGACTTAGTCTTGGCTATTAGCCAAGTCAGAGGAGATTGGGAGGCTCGAGGTCACAAGTTAATCCCTTACAAGGAGCATGTCTTAAAATTGTTCTCGTACTTTGACGAGATTACATTCCATCACATCCCTAGAGAGGAAAATCAATTAGCCAATCCCTTGGCAACTCTAtcatccatgtttaaggtcaaatggaagaatgaagcaccatcTTTTCATCTTGACTACTTGGACAAGCTTGCTTACTGTTTGGCGACCGAAGACAAAGTTGATGGCCACCCTTGGTTCTACGACATCCTGAAATTCCTAgaaagccaagagtatcctgagaGCGCATATATCGCCGATAAGAAGTATCATCGGAAACTATCATCCAAGTTCTTCTTAAGTGAAGGGTATTGTACAAGAGTAATTATGATTcggttttgcttagatgcgtaG